From the Montipora capricornis isolate CH-2021 chromosome 2, ASM3666992v2, whole genome shotgun sequence genome, one window contains:
- the LOC138039245 gene encoding uncharacterized protein encodes MPKPNTVLCYICGREFTSHSINVHERQCAKRWEMAKQREKDVAKEQPRRKSSHEQRKRRVLPDVPTINRNQSLSLDDIRASSKSAVTSQKRPSIVTVKDIELGQRLIKERSKPLATCDTIQLLKQGTVDKADDPSNSFESMSLEKAEVESHSSAEQNTSDDDDIDECSVSTYTVSEDAKDQSSDEYTLLANKVLNGNHLNLDQQIKGGSLESLTSSSDSQGTPRETERERSLSLSKSNPNLTVCYICGREYGSKSLKIHEPQCLKKWRLANPKRSRSPCTRGLQTAITKAGSASSLIHHVNTSPRNSTFSPLEKQSKTRSASCESLVDRSNYLPKAVKGIHQMPRMILCYLCGKQFTAHSLPIHEKQCLKKWDAQKKLEEAEKLQKEKQSKKRHSVHLPVTIKIDHAVEENNNNNNNNNKEMPFRSGSYGDLLSPETTYLSKDSCSVDETQLKKSCTPSKPALVVCYLCGREYGSASISIHEKQCHKKWQENEAKKVKDRPKTSRDKKIGSKQRPKSFVL; translated from the coding sequence ATGCCAAAACCGAACACAGTCCTTTGTTACATTTGTGGGAGGGAGTTTACTTCGCACTCCATCAATGTCCATGAACGACAATGCGCAAAAAGATGGGAAATGGccaaacaaagagaaaaagatgTGGCTAAGGAACAACCGAGAAGGAAATCATCACACGAGCAAAGGAAACGAAGAGTTCTTCCCGATGTGCCAACTATAAATAGAAACCAAAGTTTGAGTTTGGATGACATAAGGGCCTCTTCCAAGTCGGCCGTGACGTCGCAAAAAAGACCCAGTATTGTAACTGTTAAGGATATTGAGCTGGGACAAAGGTTGATTAAAGAGCGTTCAAAGCCTCTGGCTACCTGTGATACTATACAGCTGTTAAAACAAGGAACAGTTGACAAAGCAGATGATCCTTCTAATTCGTTTGAGTCCATGTCATTGGAGAAGGCAGAGGTGGAGTCACATTCCTCGGCTGAACAAAACACTTCAGATGATGATGACATAGACGAGTGCAGTGTGTCAACCTACACAGTCTCTGAAGATGCAAAAGATCAAAGCAGTGATGAGTACACTCTGCTGGCAAATAAAGTGCTGAATGGCAACCACTTGAATTTGGATCAACAAATTAAAGGTGGCTCACTGGAATCCCTCACAAGCTCATCTGATTCACAGGGAACCCCTAGAGAAACTGAAAGAGAAAGGTCCTTGTCTTTGTCTAAAAGTAATCCAAACTTGACAGTCTGTTATATCTGTGGAAGGGAATATGGATCCAAGTCTCTAAAAATTCATGAGCCCCAATGCCTTAAGAAGTGGCGCCTCGCTAACCCTAAGCGTTCCCGTAGTCCATGCACACGTGGGCTTCAAACAGCAATCACCAAAGCAGGATCAGCCTCTTCTTTGATTCATCATGTGAATACATCTCCACGCAACTCAACTTTCTCTCCTCTAGAGAAACAGAGTAAAACGCGATCTGCATCTTGTGAAAGCCTTGTGGACAGAAGTAACTACTTGCCCAAAGCAGTCAAGGGCATTCATCAAATGCCAAGAATGATACTTTGTTATCTTTGTGGGAAGCAGTTCACTGCACACTCCCTTCCAATCCATGAAAAGCAATGCCTCAAAAAATGGGATGCTCAGAAAAAGTTAGAGGAGGCAGAGAAACTACAGAAAGAAAAGCAATCAAAGAAACGACACTCTGTACACCTGCCCGTTACAATAAAAATTGACCATGCTGTTgaggaaaacaacaacaacaacaacaacaacaacaaagaaatgcCATTTAGAAGTGGGAGTTATGGAGATCTGCTGTCACCAGAGACAACGTATCTCAGCAAAGACTCCTGCTCAGTGGATGAAACACAATTGAAGAAAAGTTGTACACCAAGCAAGCCAGCTTTAGTTGTTTGTTATCTCTGTGGTAGAGAATATGGTTCAGCATCAATCTCTATCCACGAGAAACAGTGTCATAAGAAGTGGCAGGAAAATGAAGCAAAGAAAGTAAAAGACAGGCCGAAAACAAGTAGAGACAAAAAGATTGGCTCAAAGCAAAGGCCAAAATCCTTTGTCCTGTGA